TCAAAGACAGTATCGATTGATTGCAAGACAAGATTTAATCCAACGTCGTGCTATGGATAGTCAGATTAAAGAGTGGAAAATCAGAGCATCAGACCGATCTGTAGCTGAAGAGATCGTCTCTATTCCCTCATTCCAAAAAGATGGTGTTTTTGATCAAGAAACATATAAAACAGCACTTTTTTATTCAGGGTATAGCATAGAAGGTTTTGAAGACGCTATCCGCCGAGATGTTGAAGAGCGTATTGTTAGAGAGGCTTTTGTTAATAGTGCTTTTGTCTCAAATAATGAGTTACAAGAACAGATTGCCTTTTTAGGACAAAAACGTGATCTTGAAGTTGCAACCTTTAACTATCTTGATGATTTAGAGAGTGTTGCGGTTTCAGAAAATGAGATTAAGAAGCAATATGAAGAGAATATTGCACAATATAAGACACCTAATTTAGTCAAGTTGCAATATGTTGAGTTAGAGGCAAATGCTTTAAAGGCAGAGGATCAATCTTATAGTGCTGCAGAGATCCAAGAAGAGGCTGATAAGCTTAAAAAGCAAGATGAGCAAAGACTTTCAGAGCAGTTTACTATTGAGTATTCAACGGATTCTGAAAAACAAGAGGCGATGGATATCTTAGCTGATTTAAAAGAGCGTATTGAATCAGGAGCGATGACATTTGATGAGGCGAAAGCTGAGATCGCTCAAATCGATAATGCTTATTACAATCGCAATGGTAACTTTAAATATGGTGCAGCAGGAATTCCTGAATTTGATGATGCGTTATTTGAGCTTACAGAAGAAGCTCCTTTCTCTACGCCATTTTCTACAGGTGGTGAGGTGCATCTAGTGCACTTATTAAATATTAGTACGCCATATAATGATGATGCTGCGCTCTTAGCGGCTGCTGAAAAATCGTTAAAAGAGAATGCTGTTGCAGATCTTTATATGACCAAAGAGGCTAGAATGCAGGAGTTAGCTGAAACATATACAGAGTCATTAGGAGAGATTGCTCAAGATTTAGGTCTTGAGTTAAAAGAGACAGATTGGTTAAATCTTGACTCTCAAGAAGATCTATTAGGTAATGCTTCTGTTTGGGCTGCAGTCAGTGGGTATGATGTTATGGAAAATGGCCGCAATAGCTTACCATTTGCATTTAATGATCAGACAAATCATGCGATGATTGTGCGTATTGCTGATAAAGAAGAGAGTCGCTCTAAATCTTTAGAGGAAAGCTATGAAGAGATTAAGGCGGAGCTTGCAAAAAATCGTGCAAAAGAAGAGACAATGAATCGTGTTAATGCAATGTTAGAAGCAGGTGATACTCAAAATTTCCAAAATGATATTGAGCAATTAGGGTTCTCTTATAATCAATATAATGATTTAGCAATTACATCGGTTGGGCAATTACAAACGAAGCCGGTTGAGCAATATGCGATTTCTAATGGCTTTCAGAAAATTCATCATTTAGAGGACGGAAAGCCGCAATATCTTGTAGAAGATGTGGATGGTTATATTTTTGTTGTGGCTGTTAATAAGATTAATGTTGGCGAGGCTGAGGGCTTTACTGATGAAGATAGAGCCCAGTTGCAAGAATATCTTGATGGGCGTGAAGCTAGCTTTGAGTATCAAGCGTTGATGCAATACTTATTTAATAACAGTAAAATTAAGCTTTATAACAATAGTTTCTTTCAATAATGAATCATTGTTAGGGCTTCAGTAAGTTTTGCTATTTTTGCAGAGTATTAAGGAAGGTTGGTAGGAATATCAACCTTCTTTTTTAATGAGTTAAAATAGGTAGAGAGTGAAGTATAAAGTGATACTGGTCTATTGAGTATCGTGATTTGAATAGAATAGGTTTGTGATGGAAATTATT
The nucleotide sequence above comes from Ignatzschineria rhizosphaerae. Encoded proteins:
- a CDS encoding peptidylprolyl isomerase; amino-acid sequence: MMQFIRDHSNSLWAKILLVGVGVSLAGIGGTQIFSGPSADTVATVNGAKVSLQEVEAQYQQLLNANAQNGDVTEEIQRQYRLIARQDLIQRRAMDSQIKEWKIRASDRSVAEEIVSIPSFQKDGVFDQETYKTALFYSGYSIEGFEDAIRRDVEERIVREAFVNSAFVSNNELQEQIAFLGQKRDLEVATFNYLDDLESVAVSENEIKKQYEENIAQYKTPNLVKLQYVELEANALKAEDQSYSAAEIQEEADKLKKQDEQRLSEQFTIEYSTDSEKQEAMDILADLKERIESGAMTFDEAKAEIAQIDNAYYNRNGNFKYGAAGIPEFDDALFELTEEAPFSTPFSTGGEVHLVHLLNISTPYNDDAALLAAAEKSLKENAVADLYMTKEARMQELAETYTESLGEIAQDLGLELKETDWLNLDSQEDLLGNASVWAAVSGYDVMENGRNSLPFAFNDQTNHAMIVRIADKEESRSKSLEESYEEIKAELAKNRAKEETMNRVNAMLEAGDTQNFQNDIEQLGFSYNQYNDLAITSVGQLQTKPVEQYAISNGFQKIHHLEDGKPQYLVEDVDGYIFVVAVNKINVGEAEGFTDEDRAQLQEYLDGREASFEYQALMQYLFNNSKIKLYNNSFFQ